The sequence below is a genomic window from Bacteroidales bacterium MB20-C3-3.
ATCGAATATTTTATCGAGCCTGATCCGTCATCAAATTTATGAATCAGTAGTTTGTCATTAAACAGGTGGATAGTGCGGGAAATGGTTGATTTATCAATACTCAACAATACCTTTTCCAAATCACCCAGACTGAATGCCCTGTCAAACTTCAACATTTCACTGAATACCAAAATACGTATGGATGTGGGTTTTATACCTCTTCCTTCTAATATTTTTACGATAGAATCATTCATAGGCTTTAAAATTACCTGTAATTTACTCCATATAATAGAAACGACATTTCTGCTATATGTATATATACCGCACAAAGGTTATTATACCCTACCAAAAAATAATCATTAGTGTCCACTAAAAATTAATTTTCGTTCTTTGAAATCGTTATAATTTAGCAAGTTATAAGCTTTTTTGTTGCGTGACGACTTGAATTTAATAATTTAGCCGAGATTAATATCTTAGGCAATGTTTACAGGTAAATATGTTTTCGCGCAATTAGTTGAGTTTCTTCCACAACGTATTTTTGATGCAATAGTCAATAAATATGACGGAAATAGATATGTAAAACATTTTACCTGCTGGAACCAACTGCTTGCCATGATGTTCGGACAACTTACCAACAGGGAAAGTTTGCGAGATTTGATAGTTGCAATTGACGCCCATAGATCAAAATGTTATCACTTAGGACTCGGTAAAAATGTGACCAGAAGCAATCTGTCTAAAGCGAATGAGAACAGAGACTATAGAATATTTGAAGAATTTGCCTATTATCTTATAGATATTGCCAGAAAGAAAAGGGCGAATACCGACTTTGAAATTCAAGGGAAAGTCTACGCATTTGATTC
It includes:
- a CDS encoding transcriptional repressor; this translates as MNDSIVKILEGRGIKPTSIRILVFSEMLKFDRAFSLGDLEKVLLSIDKSTISRTIHLFNDKLLIHKFDDGSGSIKYSICQENCDCDANDYHLHFYCNYCKRAFCLESVHAPKIKLPDDMEIEGINFVIKGYCGKCDKIAT